A single region of the Lotus japonicus ecotype B-129 chromosome 4, LjGifu_v1.2 genome encodes:
- the LOC130715799 gene encoding GEM-like protein 4 isoform X1, with protein sequence MNNSDKEETTKKMEHKKATSKKRSNFACRIHEHVKLGPKLSETVKGKLSLGARIIQEGGRGNIFKHIFGMQEGEKLLKASQCYLYTTSGPIAGVLFISTEKVAFCSERPITCTSAAGELVRVPYKVVFMVLIPVEKIKEVNEGQDVNKTEQKYIEIVTGDGSEFWFMGFLRYEKAFMNLQKAISKSS encoded by the exons ATGAACAATTCTG ATAAAGAAGAAACTACAAAGAAGATGGAGCACAAAAAAGCAACAAGCAAGAAAAGAAGCAATTTTGCATGTAGAATTCATGAACATG TAAAACTGGGTCCTAAACTGTCTGAGACTGTGAAGGGTAAGTTGAGTTTGGGAGCCAGAATTATacaagaaggtggaagagggaACATTTTCAAGCACATCTTTGGGATGCAAGAAGGAGAGAAACTCTTGAAAGCTTCACAATGCTATTTATACACAACATCTGGTCCAATTGCTGGAGTTCTCTTTATCTCCACTGAAAAGGTTGCATTTTGCAGTGAAAGGCCAATAACTTGCACTTCTGCAGCTGGAGAATTGGTCAGGGTACCTTACAAGGTAGTCTTCATG GTGTTGATACCAGTAGAGAAGATAAAAGAGGTCAATGAAGGGCAGGACGTGAACAAGACAGAACAAAAGTACATAGAGATTGTTACTGGGGATGGTTCTGAATTTTGGTTTATGGGGTTTCTACGTTATGAGAAAGCTTTCATGAATCTTCAGAAAGCTATTTCTAAGTCCAGTTAA
- the LOC130715799 gene encoding GEM-like protein 4 isoform X2 — protein MNNSDKEETTKKMEHKKATSKKRSNFACRIHEHVKLGPKLSETVKGKLSLGARIIQEGGRGNIFKHIFGMQEGEKLLKASQCYLYTTSGPIAGVLFISTEKVAFCSERPITCTSAAGELVRVPYKVLIPVEKIKEVNEGQDVNKTEQKYIEIVTGDGSEFWFMGFLRYEKAFMNLQKAISKSS, from the exons ATGAACAATTCTG ATAAAGAAGAAACTACAAAGAAGATGGAGCACAAAAAAGCAACAAGCAAGAAAAGAAGCAATTTTGCATGTAGAATTCATGAACATG TAAAACTGGGTCCTAAACTGTCTGAGACTGTGAAGGGTAAGTTGAGTTTGGGAGCCAGAATTATacaagaaggtggaagagggaACATTTTCAAGCACATCTTTGGGATGCAAGAAGGAGAGAAACTCTTGAAAGCTTCACAATGCTATTTATACACAACATCTGGTCCAATTGCTGGAGTTCTCTTTATCTCCACTGAAAAGGTTGCATTTTGCAGTGAAAGGCCAATAACTTGCACTTCTGCAGCTGGAGAATTGGTCAGGGTACCTTACAAG GTGTTGATACCAGTAGAGAAGATAAAAGAGGTCAATGAAGGGCAGGACGTGAACAAGACAGAACAAAAGTACATAGAGATTGTTACTGGGGATGGTTCTGAATTTTGGTTTATGGGGTTTCTACGTTATGAGAAAGCTTTCATGAATCTTCAGAAAGCTATTTCTAAGTCCAGTTAA